One genomic window of Glycine max cultivar Williams 82 chromosome 16, Glycine_max_v4.0, whole genome shotgun sequence includes the following:
- the LOC100797525 gene encoding uncharacterized protein isoform X4, translated as MILVDKLLLWSGCNLRQIMFLIGICWQRQETLYLPPLLEQSSTSAIFHDDAFEESDKHDATESDEDENQNGKDYMWNPLQSKPKKLKRKYKPAAHRGFMARAKGIPALELYRLAQKKKRKLVLCGHSLGGAVAALATLAILRLIAASSSSKENENVSIKCITFSQPPVGNAALKDYVNRKGWQHYFKSYCIPEDLVPRILSPAYFHHYNAQTQPGPSENETDGSILRKHEQGVGKPEEKDVEQLVLGVGPVQRSFWRLSRLVPLEGLRRQLSKCRERLVNFIETNSLPDSLANTLIEEEVVAPQSLEIQEGSDGISLKPLPDTDKHSFEVPTNGKTDTKNNAMTGDERKWARVPYLPSYVPFGQLYLLGNSSVESLSGAEYSKMTSVRSVIAELRERFQSHSMKSYRSRFQRIYDLYLSDDSSSFSRIEQQFPHLKQWLGFTAAGTVELGHIVESPVIRTATSIVPLGWNDGLGAKNGEPLKVDITGFGLHLCTLVHAQVNGNWCSTTVESFPSPPNYSSNQGIQPELQKLRILVGPPLRSPPKHQTVLDSLMPAFTSVDSETASSSAPVDKDKFIRPESLNNFVIFCTSDFTTVSKEVHVRTRRIRLVGLEGAGKTTLLKAVLHKCKPNTATNEDAVSEVVREVIADGLCYCDSNGINMQELNVETSRFRDELWLGIRDLSRKTDLIVFVHNLSHSIPRCSNSNDTQQRPVLSLFLDEAKSLGIPWVLAITNKFAVSAHHQKAAIDAALKAYQASPSAAEVINSCPYVMPGFVGASLSLDATNTDSNRRVDAEKLIFAPINFIRKPFLKKEIVFPVEGVNSLCQQIHRILRSREESSFQEFARDRLLMELAREQAMSIEASRDAQAKANSLNSAAVGASVGAGLGLVLAIVMGAASALRKP; from the exons atGATTTTGGTGGACAAGTTGTTGCTTTGGAGCGGGTGCAACCTTCGTCAGATCATGTTCCTCATAG GTATTTGTTGGCAGAGGCAGGAGACACTTTATTTGCCTCCTTTATTGGAACAAAGCAGTACAA GTGCCATCTTTCATGATGATGCTTTCGAGGAATCTGACAAGCATGATGCGACTGAATCTGACGAGGATGAAAACCAAAACGGAAAAGATTATATGTGGAATCCTCTACAATCAAAGCCTAAAAAActgaagagaaaatacaaaccTGCAGCTCATAGG GGTTTCATGGCTCGTGCTAAAGGAATACCTGCTTTAGAATTATATAGGCTTGCTCAGAAGAAGAAACGCAAGCTTGTTCTATGTGGCCATTCACTTGGTGGAGCA GTAGCCGCATTAGCTACTCTTGCCATTCTTAGACTAATTGCTGCTTCATCTTCatcaaaggaaaatgaaaatgtcTCTATCAAATGTATTACATTTTCTCAGCCTCCTGTTGGAAATGCTGCTTTGAAGGA CTATGTTAATAGAAAAGGTTGGCAGCATTATTTCAAGAGTTACTGCATTCCGGAAGATTTGGTTCCACGTATTTTATCTCCTGCTTATTTTCACCATTATAATGCTCAGACTCAGCCCGGGCCTTCTGAAAATGAAACTGACGGCTCAATATTGAGAAAACATGAGCAAGGGGTAGGGAAGCCGGAAGAGAAGGATGTAGAGCAGTTGGTTTTGGGGGTAGGTCCTGTGCAGAGATCGTTCTGGAGACTCTCAAGGCTAGTTCCTTTGGAAGGTCTACGAAGACAATTAAGTAAATGCAGAGAAAGACTGGTCAATTTTATTGAAACAAATTCATTGCCTGATTCTCTTGCTAATACTTTGATTGAGGAGGAAGTAGTTGCACCACAGTCACTTGAAATACAAGAGGGTTCTGATGGCATATCACTCAAGCCTTTACCTGATACTGATAAACATTCATTTGAGGTTCCAACTAATGGGAAAACAGATACAAAGAACAATGCTATGACCGGAGATGAAAGAAAGTGGGCCAGAGTGCCTTATTTACCTTCATATGTGCCATTTGGACAG CTTTATTTATTGGGAAATTCCTCTGTAGAGTCTCTATCAGGTGCAGAGTACTCAAAGATGACATCG GTCAGATCAGTGATTGCTGAATTGAGGGAAAGATTTCAATCACATTCAATGAAATCATATCGATCTCGATTTCAGAG AATCTATGACTTGTATTTGAGTGATGATTCCTCATCTTTCTCACGGATTGAGCAACAGTTTCCTCATCTGAAGCAATGGCTTGGCTTTACAGCTGCTGGCACTGTGGAGCTTGGTCATATAGTTGAGTCCCCTGTTATTCGAACTGCAACTTCAATTGTTCCTTTGGGATGGAATGATGGACTAGGAGCGAAAAATGGAGAACCTCTGAAAGTTGATATTACTGGTTTTGGGTTGCATCTATGTACACTTGTTCATGCTCAAGTGAATGGTAACTG GTGCTCAACTACAGTTGAATCATTTCCTTCTCCACCAAACTATTCTTCAAATCAAGGAATCCAGCCTGAGTTACAGAAGTTGAGAATATTAGTTGGTCCTCCTCTAAGAAGTCCACCAAAGCATCAAACTGTGTTAGACTCGTTGATGCCTGCTTTTACTTCTGTTGACTCTGAGACTGCAAGTAGTTCAGCACCTGTTGACAAGGATAAATTCATCCGTCCAGAAAGTTTAAATAACTTTGTAATATTTTGCACCAGTGATTTTACAACTGTTTCCAAAGAAGTTCATGTGAGAACACGTAGAATACGATTAGTTGGGCTAGAG GGAGCTGGTAAGACTACTCTTTTAAAGGCTGTCTTGCATAAATGCAAACCAAATACTGCCACCAATGAGGATGCAGTTTCAGAGGTTGTGCGAGAAGTTATTGCTGATGGTTTGTGCTATTGTGACTCCAATGGAATAAATATGCAG GAGCTAAATGTGGAAACCTCCCGCTTCAGGGATGAACTATGGCTTGGAATCCGAGATCTAAGTCGGAAGACAGATTTGATTGTTTTCGTTCATAACTTGTCCCATAGCATACCTCGATGTAGTAATTCAAATGATACTCAACAAAGGCCAGTCTTGTCACTTTTTTTGGATGAAGCTAAATCTCTTGGAATTCCTTGGGTTCTTGCAATCACAAACAAATTTGCAGTTAGTGCACACCATCAAAAGGCAGCAATTGATGCTGCTTTGAAAGCATACCAAGCATCTCCTAGCGCAGCTGAAGTTATAAATTCTTGTCCATATGTTATGCCCGGATTTGTTGGGGCTTCTCTTTCCTTGGATGCAACCAATACAGATTCTAATAGAAGGGTGGACGCTGAAAAGCTTATATTTGCTCCTATTAACTTTATTAGGAAGCCTTTCCTGAAAAAGGAGATTGTTTTTCCAGTTGAAGGAGTAAATTCTCTTTGTCAGCAAATCCACCGTATACTCCGCAGTCGTGAGGAGTCTTCCTTTCAG GAATTTGCAAGAGATAGGCTTCTAATGGAGTTGGCACGAGAACAAGCAATGTCGATCGAGGCAAGTAGAGATGCTCAAGCTAAGGCAAATTCATTGAATTCTGCTGCTGTGGGGGCATCTGTTGGTGCTGGTCTTGGCCTTGTCCTGGCAATTGTAATGGGTGCAGCATCTGCCCTGAGGAAGCCCTAA
- the LOC100797525 gene encoding uncharacterized protein isoform X1: MEFIQSRVEPWVRDQRTRLLGLKEKVLWGPLQWRMKWPWASHREHKKRIQEEYQRFRSLCRALKAESVSDLQDLLCCMVLSECVYKRPAAEMIRAVNKFKDDFGGQVVALERVQPSSDHVPHRYLLAEAGDTLFASFIGTKQYKDVIADANILQGAIFHDDAFEESDKHDATESDEDENQNGKDYMWNPLQSKPKKLKRKYKPAAHRGFMARAKGIPALELYRLAQKKKRKLVLCGHSLGGAVAALATLAILRLIAASSSSKENENVSIKCITFSQPPVGNAALKDYVNRKGWQHYFKSYCIPEDLVPRILSPAYFHHYNAQTQPGPSENETDGSILRKHEQGVGKPEEKDVEQLVLGVGPVQRSFWRLSRLVPLEGLRRQLSKCRERLVNFIETNSLPDSLANTLIEEEVVAPQSLEIQEGSDGISLKPLPDTDKHSFEVPTNGKTDTKNNAMTGDERKWARVPYLPSYVPFGQLYLLGNSSVESLSGAEYSKMTSVRSVIAELRERFQSHSMKSYRSRFQRIYDLYLSDDSSSFSRIEQQFPHLKQWLGFTAAGTVELGHIVESPVIRTATSIVPLGWNDGLGAKNGEPLKVDITGFGLHLCTLVHAQVNGNWCSTTVESFPSPPNYSSNQGIQPELQKLRILVGPPLRSPPKHQTVLDSLMPAFTSVDSETASSSAPVDKDKFIRPESLNNFVIFCTSDFTTVSKEVHVRTRRIRLVGLEGAGKTTLLKAVLHKCKPNTATNEDAVSEVVREVIADGLCYCDSNGINMQELNVETSRFRDELWLGIRDLSRKTDLIVFVHNLSHSIPRCSNSNDTQQRPVLSLFLDEAKSLGIPWVLAITNKFAVSAHHQKAAIDAALKAYQASPSAAEVINSCPYVMPGFVGASLSLDATNTDSNRRVDAEKLIFAPINFIRKPFLKKEIVFPVEGVNSLCQQIHRILRSREESSFQEFARDRLLMELAREQAMSIEASRDAQAKANSLNSAAVGASVGAGLGLVLAIVMGAASALRKP; the protein is encoded by the exons ATGGAGTTCATACAGAGCCGCGTGGAGCCGTGGGTAAGGGACCAGCGGACGCGGCTGCTGGGGCTGAAGGAGAAGGTGTTGTGGGGCCCACTCCAGTGGCGGATGAAGTGGCCGTGGGCGTCGCACCGCGAGCATAAGAAGCGGATCCAAGAAGAGTACCAGCGCTTCCGGAGCCTCTGCCGCGCCCTCAAGGCGGAATCCGTCTCCGATTTGCAGGACCTTCTCTGCTGCATGGTCCTCTCCGAGTGCGTCTACAAG AGACCTGCTGCTGAGATGATTCGTgctgtaaataaatttaaggatGATTTTGGTGGACAAGTTGTTGCTTTGGAGCGGGTGCAACCTTCGTCAGATCATGTTCCTCATAG GTATTTGTTGGCAGAGGCAGGAGACACTTTATTTGCCTCCTTTATTGGAACAAAGCAGTACAA GGATGTAATTGCTGATGCAAACATACTTCAAGGTGCCATCTTTCATGATGATGCTTTCGAGGAATCTGACAAGCATGATGCGACTGAATCTGACGAGGATGAAAACCAAAACGGAAAAGATTATATGTGGAATCCTCTACAATCAAAGCCTAAAAAActgaagagaaaatacaaaccTGCAGCTCATAGG GGTTTCATGGCTCGTGCTAAAGGAATACCTGCTTTAGAATTATATAGGCTTGCTCAGAAGAAGAAACGCAAGCTTGTTCTATGTGGCCATTCACTTGGTGGAGCA GTAGCCGCATTAGCTACTCTTGCCATTCTTAGACTAATTGCTGCTTCATCTTCatcaaaggaaaatgaaaatgtcTCTATCAAATGTATTACATTTTCTCAGCCTCCTGTTGGAAATGCTGCTTTGAAGGA CTATGTTAATAGAAAAGGTTGGCAGCATTATTTCAAGAGTTACTGCATTCCGGAAGATTTGGTTCCACGTATTTTATCTCCTGCTTATTTTCACCATTATAATGCTCAGACTCAGCCCGGGCCTTCTGAAAATGAAACTGACGGCTCAATATTGAGAAAACATGAGCAAGGGGTAGGGAAGCCGGAAGAGAAGGATGTAGAGCAGTTGGTTTTGGGGGTAGGTCCTGTGCAGAGATCGTTCTGGAGACTCTCAAGGCTAGTTCCTTTGGAAGGTCTACGAAGACAATTAAGTAAATGCAGAGAAAGACTGGTCAATTTTATTGAAACAAATTCATTGCCTGATTCTCTTGCTAATACTTTGATTGAGGAGGAAGTAGTTGCACCACAGTCACTTGAAATACAAGAGGGTTCTGATGGCATATCACTCAAGCCTTTACCTGATACTGATAAACATTCATTTGAGGTTCCAACTAATGGGAAAACAGATACAAAGAACAATGCTATGACCGGAGATGAAAGAAAGTGGGCCAGAGTGCCTTATTTACCTTCATATGTGCCATTTGGACAG CTTTATTTATTGGGAAATTCCTCTGTAGAGTCTCTATCAGGTGCAGAGTACTCAAAGATGACATCG GTCAGATCAGTGATTGCTGAATTGAGGGAAAGATTTCAATCACATTCAATGAAATCATATCGATCTCGATTTCAGAG AATCTATGACTTGTATTTGAGTGATGATTCCTCATCTTTCTCACGGATTGAGCAACAGTTTCCTCATCTGAAGCAATGGCTTGGCTTTACAGCTGCTGGCACTGTGGAGCTTGGTCATATAGTTGAGTCCCCTGTTATTCGAACTGCAACTTCAATTGTTCCTTTGGGATGGAATGATGGACTAGGAGCGAAAAATGGAGAACCTCTGAAAGTTGATATTACTGGTTTTGGGTTGCATCTATGTACACTTGTTCATGCTCAAGTGAATGGTAACTG GTGCTCAACTACAGTTGAATCATTTCCTTCTCCACCAAACTATTCTTCAAATCAAGGAATCCAGCCTGAGTTACAGAAGTTGAGAATATTAGTTGGTCCTCCTCTAAGAAGTCCACCAAAGCATCAAACTGTGTTAGACTCGTTGATGCCTGCTTTTACTTCTGTTGACTCTGAGACTGCAAGTAGTTCAGCACCTGTTGACAAGGATAAATTCATCCGTCCAGAAAGTTTAAATAACTTTGTAATATTTTGCACCAGTGATTTTACAACTGTTTCCAAAGAAGTTCATGTGAGAACACGTAGAATACGATTAGTTGGGCTAGAG GGAGCTGGTAAGACTACTCTTTTAAAGGCTGTCTTGCATAAATGCAAACCAAATACTGCCACCAATGAGGATGCAGTTTCAGAGGTTGTGCGAGAAGTTATTGCTGATGGTTTGTGCTATTGTGACTCCAATGGAATAAATATGCAG GAGCTAAATGTGGAAACCTCCCGCTTCAGGGATGAACTATGGCTTGGAATCCGAGATCTAAGTCGGAAGACAGATTTGATTGTTTTCGTTCATAACTTGTCCCATAGCATACCTCGATGTAGTAATTCAAATGATACTCAACAAAGGCCAGTCTTGTCACTTTTTTTGGATGAAGCTAAATCTCTTGGAATTCCTTGGGTTCTTGCAATCACAAACAAATTTGCAGTTAGTGCACACCATCAAAAGGCAGCAATTGATGCTGCTTTGAAAGCATACCAAGCATCTCCTAGCGCAGCTGAAGTTATAAATTCTTGTCCATATGTTATGCCCGGATTTGTTGGGGCTTCTCTTTCCTTGGATGCAACCAATACAGATTCTAATAGAAGGGTGGACGCTGAAAAGCTTATATTTGCTCCTATTAACTTTATTAGGAAGCCTTTCCTGAAAAAGGAGATTGTTTTTCCAGTTGAAGGAGTAAATTCTCTTTGTCAGCAAATCCACCGTATACTCCGCAGTCGTGAGGAGTCTTCCTTTCAG GAATTTGCAAGAGATAGGCTTCTAATGGAGTTGGCACGAGAACAAGCAATGTCGATCGAGGCAAGTAGAGATGCTCAAGCTAAGGCAAATTCATTGAATTCTGCTGCTGTGGGGGCATCTGTTGGTGCTGGTCTTGGCCTTGTCCTGGCAATTGTAATGGGTGCAGCATCTGCCCTGAGGAAGCCCTAA
- the LOC100797525 gene encoding uncharacterized protein isoform X5: MWNPLQSKPKKLKRKYKPAAHRGFMARAKGIPALELYRLAQKKKRKLVLCGHSLGGAVAALATLAILRLIAASSSSKENENVSIKCITFSQPPVGNAALKDYVNRKGWQHYFKSYCIPEDLVPRILSPAYFHHYNAQTQPGPSENETDGSILRKHEQGVGKPEEKDVEQLVLGVGPVQRSFWRLSRLVPLEGLRRQLSKCRERLVNFIETNSLPDSLANTLIEEEVVAPQSLEIQEGSDGISLKPLPDTDKHSFEVPTNGKTDTKNNAMTGDERKWARVPYLPSYVPFGQLYLLGNSSVESLSGAEYSKMTSVRSVIAELRERFQSHSMKSYRSRFQRIYDLYLSDDSSSFSRIEQQFPHLKQWLGFTAAGTVELGHIVESPVIRTATSIVPLGWNDGLGAKNGEPLKVDITGFGLHLCTLVHAQVNGNWCSTTVESFPSPPNYSSNQGIQPELQKLRILVGPPLRSPPKHQTVLDSLMPAFTSVDSETASSSAPVDKDKFIRPESLNNFVIFCTSDFTTVSKEVHVRTRRIRLVGLEGAGKTTLLKAVLHKCKPNTATNEDAVSEVVREVIADGLCYCDSNGINMQELNVETSRFRDELWLGIRDLSRKTDLIVFVHNLSHSIPRCSNSNDTQQRPVLSLFLDEAKSLGIPWVLAITNKFAVSAHHQKAAIDAALKAYQASPSAAEVINSCPYVMPGFVGASLSLDATNTDSNRRVDAEKLIFAPINFIRKPFLKKEIVFPVEGVNSLCQQIHRILRSREESSFQEFARDRLLMELAREQAMSIEASRDAQAKANSLNSAAVGASVGAGLGLVLAIVMGAASALRKP, from the exons ATGTGGAATCCTCTACAATCAAAGCCTAAAAAActgaagagaaaatacaaaccTGCAGCTCATAGG GGTTTCATGGCTCGTGCTAAAGGAATACCTGCTTTAGAATTATATAGGCTTGCTCAGAAGAAGAAACGCAAGCTTGTTCTATGTGGCCATTCACTTGGTGGAGCA GTAGCCGCATTAGCTACTCTTGCCATTCTTAGACTAATTGCTGCTTCATCTTCatcaaaggaaaatgaaaatgtcTCTATCAAATGTATTACATTTTCTCAGCCTCCTGTTGGAAATGCTGCTTTGAAGGA CTATGTTAATAGAAAAGGTTGGCAGCATTATTTCAAGAGTTACTGCATTCCGGAAGATTTGGTTCCACGTATTTTATCTCCTGCTTATTTTCACCATTATAATGCTCAGACTCAGCCCGGGCCTTCTGAAAATGAAACTGACGGCTCAATATTGAGAAAACATGAGCAAGGGGTAGGGAAGCCGGAAGAGAAGGATGTAGAGCAGTTGGTTTTGGGGGTAGGTCCTGTGCAGAGATCGTTCTGGAGACTCTCAAGGCTAGTTCCTTTGGAAGGTCTACGAAGACAATTAAGTAAATGCAGAGAAAGACTGGTCAATTTTATTGAAACAAATTCATTGCCTGATTCTCTTGCTAATACTTTGATTGAGGAGGAAGTAGTTGCACCACAGTCACTTGAAATACAAGAGGGTTCTGATGGCATATCACTCAAGCCTTTACCTGATACTGATAAACATTCATTTGAGGTTCCAACTAATGGGAAAACAGATACAAAGAACAATGCTATGACCGGAGATGAAAGAAAGTGGGCCAGAGTGCCTTATTTACCTTCATATGTGCCATTTGGACAG CTTTATTTATTGGGAAATTCCTCTGTAGAGTCTCTATCAGGTGCAGAGTACTCAAAGATGACATCG GTCAGATCAGTGATTGCTGAATTGAGGGAAAGATTTCAATCACATTCAATGAAATCATATCGATCTCGATTTCAGAG AATCTATGACTTGTATTTGAGTGATGATTCCTCATCTTTCTCACGGATTGAGCAACAGTTTCCTCATCTGAAGCAATGGCTTGGCTTTACAGCTGCTGGCACTGTGGAGCTTGGTCATATAGTTGAGTCCCCTGTTATTCGAACTGCAACTTCAATTGTTCCTTTGGGATGGAATGATGGACTAGGAGCGAAAAATGGAGAACCTCTGAAAGTTGATATTACTGGTTTTGGGTTGCATCTATGTACACTTGTTCATGCTCAAGTGAATGGTAACTG GTGCTCAACTACAGTTGAATCATTTCCTTCTCCACCAAACTATTCTTCAAATCAAGGAATCCAGCCTGAGTTACAGAAGTTGAGAATATTAGTTGGTCCTCCTCTAAGAAGTCCACCAAAGCATCAAACTGTGTTAGACTCGTTGATGCCTGCTTTTACTTCTGTTGACTCTGAGACTGCAAGTAGTTCAGCACCTGTTGACAAGGATAAATTCATCCGTCCAGAAAGTTTAAATAACTTTGTAATATTTTGCACCAGTGATTTTACAACTGTTTCCAAAGAAGTTCATGTGAGAACACGTAGAATACGATTAGTTGGGCTAGAG GGAGCTGGTAAGACTACTCTTTTAAAGGCTGTCTTGCATAAATGCAAACCAAATACTGCCACCAATGAGGATGCAGTTTCAGAGGTTGTGCGAGAAGTTATTGCTGATGGTTTGTGCTATTGTGACTCCAATGGAATAAATATGCAG GAGCTAAATGTGGAAACCTCCCGCTTCAGGGATGAACTATGGCTTGGAATCCGAGATCTAAGTCGGAAGACAGATTTGATTGTTTTCGTTCATAACTTGTCCCATAGCATACCTCGATGTAGTAATTCAAATGATACTCAACAAAGGCCAGTCTTGTCACTTTTTTTGGATGAAGCTAAATCTCTTGGAATTCCTTGGGTTCTTGCAATCACAAACAAATTTGCAGTTAGTGCACACCATCAAAAGGCAGCAATTGATGCTGCTTTGAAAGCATACCAAGCATCTCCTAGCGCAGCTGAAGTTATAAATTCTTGTCCATATGTTATGCCCGGATTTGTTGGGGCTTCTCTTTCCTTGGATGCAACCAATACAGATTCTAATAGAAGGGTGGACGCTGAAAAGCTTATATTTGCTCCTATTAACTTTATTAGGAAGCCTTTCCTGAAAAAGGAGATTGTTTTTCCAGTTGAAGGAGTAAATTCTCTTTGTCAGCAAATCCACCGTATACTCCGCAGTCGTGAGGAGTCTTCCTTTCAG GAATTTGCAAGAGATAGGCTTCTAATGGAGTTGGCACGAGAACAAGCAATGTCGATCGAGGCAAGTAGAGATGCTCAAGCTAAGGCAAATTCATTGAATTCTGCTGCTGTGGGGGCATCTGTTGGTGCTGGTCTTGGCCTTGTCCTGGCAATTGTAATGGGTGCAGCATCTGCCCTGAGGAAGCCCTAA
- the LOC100797525 gene encoding uncharacterized protein isoform X3, which yields MIRAVNKFKDDFGGQVVALERVQPSSDHVPHRYLLAEAGDTLFASFIGTKQYKDVIADANILQGAIFHDDAFEESDKHDATESDEDENQNGKDYMWNPLQSKPKKLKRKYKPAAHRGFMARAKGIPALELYRLAQKKKRKLVLCGHSLGGAVAALATLAILRLIAASSSSKENENVSIKCITFSQPPVGNAALKDYVNRKGWQHYFKSYCIPEDLVPRILSPAYFHHYNAQTQPGPSENETDGSILRKHEQGVGKPEEKDVEQLVLGVGPVQRSFWRLSRLVPLEGLRRQLSKCRERLVNFIETNSLPDSLANTLIEEEVVAPQSLEIQEGSDGISLKPLPDTDKHSFEVPTNGKTDTKNNAMTGDERKWARVPYLPSYVPFGQLYLLGNSSVESLSGAEYSKMTSVRSVIAELRERFQSHSMKSYRSRFQRIYDLYLSDDSSSFSRIEQQFPHLKQWLGFTAAGTVELGHIVESPVIRTATSIVPLGWNDGLGAKNGEPLKVDITGFGLHLCTLVHAQVNGNWCSTTVESFPSPPNYSSNQGIQPELQKLRILVGPPLRSPPKHQTVLDSLMPAFTSVDSETASSSAPVDKDKFIRPESLNNFVIFCTSDFTTVSKEVHVRTRRIRLVGLEGAGKTTLLKAVLHKCKPNTATNEDAVSEVVREVIADGLCYCDSNGINMQELNVETSRFRDELWLGIRDLSRKTDLIVFVHNLSHSIPRCSNSNDTQQRPVLSLFLDEAKSLGIPWVLAITNKFAVSAHHQKAAIDAALKAYQASPSAAEVINSCPYVMPGFVGASLSLDATNTDSNRRVDAEKLIFAPINFIRKPFLKKEIVFPVEGVNSLCQQIHRILRSREESSFQEFARDRLLMELAREQAMSIEASRDAQAKANSLNSAAVGASVGAGLGLVLAIVMGAASALRKP from the exons ATGATTCGTgctgtaaataaatttaaggatGATTTTGGTGGACAAGTTGTTGCTTTGGAGCGGGTGCAACCTTCGTCAGATCATGTTCCTCATAG GTATTTGTTGGCAGAGGCAGGAGACACTTTATTTGCCTCCTTTATTGGAACAAAGCAGTACAA GGATGTAATTGCTGATGCAAACATACTTCAAGGTGCCATCTTTCATGATGATGCTTTCGAGGAATCTGACAAGCATGATGCGACTGAATCTGACGAGGATGAAAACCAAAACGGAAAAGATTATATGTGGAATCCTCTACAATCAAAGCCTAAAAAActgaagagaaaatacaaaccTGCAGCTCATAGG GGTTTCATGGCTCGTGCTAAAGGAATACCTGCTTTAGAATTATATAGGCTTGCTCAGAAGAAGAAACGCAAGCTTGTTCTATGTGGCCATTCACTTGGTGGAGCA GTAGCCGCATTAGCTACTCTTGCCATTCTTAGACTAATTGCTGCTTCATCTTCatcaaaggaaaatgaaaatgtcTCTATCAAATGTATTACATTTTCTCAGCCTCCTGTTGGAAATGCTGCTTTGAAGGA CTATGTTAATAGAAAAGGTTGGCAGCATTATTTCAAGAGTTACTGCATTCCGGAAGATTTGGTTCCACGTATTTTATCTCCTGCTTATTTTCACCATTATAATGCTCAGACTCAGCCCGGGCCTTCTGAAAATGAAACTGACGGCTCAATATTGAGAAAACATGAGCAAGGGGTAGGGAAGCCGGAAGAGAAGGATGTAGAGCAGTTGGTTTTGGGGGTAGGTCCTGTGCAGAGATCGTTCTGGAGACTCTCAAGGCTAGTTCCTTTGGAAGGTCTACGAAGACAATTAAGTAAATGCAGAGAAAGACTGGTCAATTTTATTGAAACAAATTCATTGCCTGATTCTCTTGCTAATACTTTGATTGAGGAGGAAGTAGTTGCACCACAGTCACTTGAAATACAAGAGGGTTCTGATGGCATATCACTCAAGCCTTTACCTGATACTGATAAACATTCATTTGAGGTTCCAACTAATGGGAAAACAGATACAAAGAACAATGCTATGACCGGAGATGAAAGAAAGTGGGCCAGAGTGCCTTATTTACCTTCATATGTGCCATTTGGACAG CTTTATTTATTGGGAAATTCCTCTGTAGAGTCTCTATCAGGTGCAGAGTACTCAAAGATGACATCG GTCAGATCAGTGATTGCTGAATTGAGGGAAAGATTTCAATCACATTCAATGAAATCATATCGATCTCGATTTCAGAG AATCTATGACTTGTATTTGAGTGATGATTCCTCATCTTTCTCACGGATTGAGCAACAGTTTCCTCATCTGAAGCAATGGCTTGGCTTTACAGCTGCTGGCACTGTGGAGCTTGGTCATATAGTTGAGTCCCCTGTTATTCGAACTGCAACTTCAATTGTTCCTTTGGGATGGAATGATGGACTAGGAGCGAAAAATGGAGAACCTCTGAAAGTTGATATTACTGGTTTTGGGTTGCATCTATGTACACTTGTTCATGCTCAAGTGAATGGTAACTG GTGCTCAACTACAGTTGAATCATTTCCTTCTCCACCAAACTATTCTTCAAATCAAGGAATCCAGCCTGAGTTACAGAAGTTGAGAATATTAGTTGGTCCTCCTCTAAGAAGTCCACCAAAGCATCAAACTGTGTTAGACTCGTTGATGCCTGCTTTTACTTCTGTTGACTCTGAGACTGCAAGTAGTTCAGCACCTGTTGACAAGGATAAATTCATCCGTCCAGAAAGTTTAAATAACTTTGTAATATTTTGCACCAGTGATTTTACAACTGTTTCCAAAGAAGTTCATGTGAGAACACGTAGAATACGATTAGTTGGGCTAGAG GGAGCTGGTAAGACTACTCTTTTAAAGGCTGTCTTGCATAAATGCAAACCAAATACTGCCACCAATGAGGATGCAGTTTCAGAGGTTGTGCGAGAAGTTATTGCTGATGGTTTGTGCTATTGTGACTCCAATGGAATAAATATGCAG GAGCTAAATGTGGAAACCTCCCGCTTCAGGGATGAACTATGGCTTGGAATCCGAGATCTAAGTCGGAAGACAGATTTGATTGTTTTCGTTCATAACTTGTCCCATAGCATACCTCGATGTAGTAATTCAAATGATACTCAACAAAGGCCAGTCTTGTCACTTTTTTTGGATGAAGCTAAATCTCTTGGAATTCCTTGGGTTCTTGCAATCACAAACAAATTTGCAGTTAGTGCACACCATCAAAAGGCAGCAATTGATGCTGCTTTGAAAGCATACCAAGCATCTCCTAGCGCAGCTGAAGTTATAAATTCTTGTCCATATGTTATGCCCGGATTTGTTGGGGCTTCTCTTTCCTTGGATGCAACCAATACAGATTCTAATAGAAGGGTGGACGCTGAAAAGCTTATATTTGCTCCTATTAACTTTATTAGGAAGCCTTTCCTGAAAAAGGAGATTGTTTTTCCAGTTGAAGGAGTAAATTCTCTTTGTCAGCAAATCCACCGTATACTCCGCAGTCGTGAGGAGTCTTCCTTTCAG GAATTTGCAAGAGATAGGCTTCTAATGGAGTTGGCACGAGAACAAGCAATGTCGATCGAGGCAAGTAGAGATGCTCAAGCTAAGGCAAATTCATTGAATTCTGCTGCTGTGGGGGCATCTGTTGGTGCTGGTCTTGGCCTTGTCCTGGCAATTGTAATGGGTGCAGCATCTGCCCTGAGGAAGCCCTAA